The genomic segment CTTACCTCCACTCAGCAGAGGGAGGTGAGCCGCTCCTGCCagacaataaaatgaaaacctgGATGAGAAGTGACAGGGCTTCTGATTATAGGTGTGGAGAGCCTCAGCCCTGCTTTCCCCTTGCTGTTATCCTGCAGGAGCTTAGTCTGGCTTCTGGGCTATGGTATTTAGACTTTGAACTTAGAAGCAATCAGTGTTTGTTCTGGAGGAGGCCAGGCTTACACCAGGAGGCTAGTTAGGCTTCAAGATGGAGAGTACTTTGAGACAAGAATGAGAGGACCACACATAACAGGGCGAGCCTCGGAGAAACTAGCCTGTAAAGTTTGGTCTGGAGAAATCCCAGAATCAGGGATAGAGTCCtcatttcttcctatttttctgaTATGTGAATGAGATAGGATCCTTGAATGGAGGAAGACAGACCTCACATGAGCAGAGTAAAGACTGTACATGGCTTCTTAGGAGTAAATATAAATCCCTTGAGGATAACAGACAGTTCTTACTATTGTGCACAGAGAGGCCTCATAAAAACTCTCCCATGCGTTCAGGATATGGGCAACAGTTCTAGATGTGCTTTGTCACTTCTGCAGGGAATTGAGGAAGTTTATCTTGCAGAAATGAGCAGTGTAAATAGCCTGAGGGTGATCAGAGGGTTAAACCTCTCCTCCTAGTAAGACTATGGGGTCTATTCACAGCCATCAATCCTGAGAGACCCTGGACAGAGGTATGAGATATAGCCACACTTCACATTTGATTAGCTTCTCAGAGAAGTAAAGATTTGTCAAAGATGGCCAGGGCACTTTTGCAAAGGAGTTCCCAGATCCTTTCAGGAAAAATTTAGCTACTTCGGACTGGGTGAGAGtcaggggtgggaggtgaggagaAACCCTCTCTTGTAACAAGCATAGGAAGACAAAGAGCATAATCTCAAGTGAGGTGGCCCCACACTCAACAGGTATTAATCTTAGGATTTTACTGACGAGATCTGTCAAatgtgacactttttttttttctgtgtgatgaTGTGTCAAGGAGAAGGGCTTTGATCTGAGGAGGTGTTAGTCTGTGTAAAGACAAGTCCTTGACTTGTTTGGCATCAAATTAAAAGTCCCTGGTGAGGATAGAAGGAGGTTTACCCCTTCTTACCAtactccccttttctcttttttacttcTTCCCCTAAGAAAGGTAAGAGTCCAACTTTCAGTTACTTCCAGCCAAGGGAAGATATAGCTTCTAGTGATCTAATGGGATGGGCTCTGCCTTCTGCCACAAGATCTCCAAAGAGTCAGAGTTTATAGTGCGTCCAGATGGTGTTGTTTTGGTTAACTAGACAGACTTGAAGTATTGACTGAGGCAGGTCTTGCTAAAGAGTATAGGCGATTCCTCCACAAGTAGACGGTTGCACTCAACCTAACAGACCCTGGGTAGAAGTCAGTGGATTTGATGCAATTTTAGTTTTGTATGAAGTATTCCAGGGACACAAGGAAAGCCTTTGTATAAGTGTCTGTGACATTAGCAGAGTGAGACTTTGGTATCTTTTCTGTGTCATCTTGCATTCCCAGGGAACTGAGAACCTTGGTCTGAAGATGTAATAGTATGATTAGACTGTCCATCAGGTCAGAAGAGTGAGGAGTCAagtccaggactgccagggataAGGATTCTGAGTAAGATCTGAGGGTACAGACCCCCTTTCTAGGACTGAAAGTGTAATCTGCTGCTACCTTTCCCATGCTGAGTGTCAGTTTACTGGATGCCCTGAGGGGCATGGTTGGATGTGGTACATTGTCTTCTCTATCTTGGTAATCTCAAAGCATTGCTCAGAGTAGCAAACCATGGTCAGCAGATGATACAGCCCCAGGCTTTGACAAGTTCAGACTGAGAAAAGGACATCTCTCATTTAAGAGCCAGAACCCAGAGTTTGGTTAGTTCTTAACTGTCATCTCAGAGAGTCCCTTCTCAGGTGTGCTTAGGGATGGGATTcccatgctttattttctttgtctcaGGAGTGTGAGCTGTTATCCTTCGGGGCTTTCACAGTGCAGTAGGTGAGTAGGATCTAAGACTTGCCAGAGTGAAGGTAAACTCAAAGGGGACCATATACTTGGAATTCTGGTGATTTCGGAGTAAAGTCTAACCCAGCTGCATTGAGCAATTTAGGGTTGTTCCAGAAGCCTGCAGTGTGGGACGTCCTCTCAGCTCATTTTAAAGAGGTGTGAGACATAGCAGTGATGTAAGTCATAGCCCCTCAAATCACCAGTTGGTACTAGAAAAGGTTCAGGAAGTAAAGTAGCTAAGGTGAGACGTATACCCTGAATATACAATATGCACCAAGCATACTACCCAAACCCCAGAATCAAGGGATCCCAGGTACCTAGACATGTGTCTCACTGTGGGCTCTAGAGTCTCAGGATCTTTCTGTGATCTAAATGCTGAAGACCTTTCTTATATCCATCTTTAGGTTCCAGTAGGACAAGGAACAAGGAAAGTGGCAGCCTTGCAGAGCTCTGGGACATCACATACAAAGGAGTCCTGTGAGTATGCTTTTGTTAGAACCATCAGGAAGGAAATTCTGAGCTGAGGCCACTCACACTACCTTTTTCTCCCCCAGGTCAGTGggatccatccatccacactCCTGTATATACTGCCATCAACAGTTTGATTCATTATGCCATACTATCCATACTTCAGCCTTCAGAAGGTTTTCCAGGATgcctttgaaatatatatattgcctgatgaagaacaggaagatgatgaggaagaaatggaagaggagggggaagaaatagaggaggaggaagaaatggaggaggaggaggaggaagatgaggaagagaactATGATgacgatgaggaggaggaggaaggaacaggagaggaggaggaaatagcagaagatgaggaggaagtggaagaggtGGACATAGCAGAAGGAGATGtggaagaagtggaagaggaggaagaagttgaagaggaaGAGTATGAAGAGGACGttgaggaggaggaatgggagaccATTGATGGTGATACTGTGTCTTTCACATTATCAGCCACTTTAAAAATCTCTTTACCCTCCTGTCCTTCTCCACATTCCACCTTCTCATCCCACCCTCTGATCTGGGGCAATCCCACTGGGGTGGAAGGGTCTCTTACCTGGATGATGAATATTTCTCAAAGTCATCAGAGCTTGTATACCTTCACATCAGGCAGCAACGTGGATGAAGAATACAGCAGCCAGGAAGATGAGAGTGTAACCACTTTTTCATGGAGAAAACTTCAAAATCAAAAGGTTACTGAACTGGTGAACCTCCTGATCCTCAAATATAGAATGAAAGAACCCATCGAGAAAGTGGAAATGCTCAgagttgtcacagaagcctttgAGAATCAATTCCCCATTATCTTTGATGAAGCTTCTAAGTGCTTGGAGATGATTTTTGGCATTGATATAAAGGAAGATGATGCAGTAAGCAGCTCCTATGTCCTGACCAACTCACTGGGCCTCACATATGAAGATGTGATGACTGACAAGCAGAGACTGCCCAGAAATGGCTTCCTGATTGTTATTCTGGGTGTAATATTCATAGAGGGAAACTGTGCCTCTGAAGAAAGCATGTGGGAATTCCTGAATATGATGGGAATATATGATGGGAAGGAGCACTTCATTTATGGGGAGCCCAGGGAGTTCCTCACTAGAGAGCTAGTGTACCAAAATTATCTGATATATCAGCAGGTACCCGAGAGTCATCCTCCACGCTACCAGTTCTTATGGGGTCCCAGAGCCTACTCTGAAACCACCAAGATGAAAGTCCTCGAGTTTTTGGCCAAGCTTACAAGTAGGACCCCAACTCATTTCTCATCCTTATATAGAGAGGCATTCAGAGATGAGGAAGGGAGAGTCAGAGTTGGAAATCGCCCCTTGGCTTAGTGCCATGTAGATAACCACATGAGGCAGCCTAATATCTGGTTTGAAAGAGGACAGGCACAGTTTTCAGTAAGGAGGGTCAAGTTTAGTCTTGGTATGGGTAGAATACAGTGTGGGGCAactttgtgttctgttttttttcccttttgggtCCTTGTCCCATTGTAATTGTAATTAAAATGTGTTACGTTATCTTTGCAATGTAAATTTATGAGTGATCATAATTTCTTTCCTGTCTTATCAACTTTTGAGAAAATAGAGGGAACTATTCAGTAGCTAATCTTTGAGTTCCTTTAATCTGTTTGGTCAACTCTAAAATATGTACCTAGATTGGTTTGAttaataaaactggaaaaaatgcTAATAAATCTTAAGATCTCTACTCACTGATTCATTTATTGGCCAAGCATTATTcggatatatttttaaagttgtatttgttTGACTTtctacatgtatgagtgtttatgCCTGAATGTATCTATGTTTAACATGTGTGCTTGGGGCCCACAGAGGTTAGAAGATGGcaccaaatcccctggaactggagtttcagctGATTGTGAGCCACAGTATGGATGCTGataactgaacccaggtcctttgtagGAACAGCAAATACTCTTTTTCACCTGAGTTACTTCTAGCTCATAATtggatatatttgtttgtttgtttggaatgTGTGTGGTTTTTGGGAGGTGTGTGAAGGTAAATGGCCACCTCCTCTTTCTTGAGATGGATGGAGTATAGGTACAGCAGTCTTATTAGGATCATGGAGAACGTAATATGCAAGCTTCGTGTCAAGCCAAGAAGTGAGACTCCACTTGTCATCACTCAAGTAGACACATCTCGAGTCAGTGTCATAGCCCTGACTCTTAGTCTCTGAGAACAGAGAAAATTCTAGGATCAAAATTATTAACGTGTTCCCTTGGGGTTCCAGCCAAATGAGAGAATAATCCCTGGCTGATGCTTAAATGGTAAGCATCCTGGGATTCTCTCCTGGTGTGTTTAAACATACTGTCTACACTaagaaattttttgtttgtttggtttgggtttttgagacaggatctcacatagactaggctggccttgaactgatctTCCCTGAACCACAAGGCTGAACAGATTTATGTAAGTGTTTCTAAGACAGCAGGGTAAGAATCCTTGAGTGCTACCTAGAGATCTCCAGgctgccattcttttttttttttttttttttttttttctttttgcctgggAGATCTAGAACCAAGGGTTGTTTGGCCAGTTTTAACCAGGCTCTAGGATCTGGTGGCAATAAAATTAGTATATCAGAAGCTGAACAGCTGAGAGGGGaggaaactttttttaaataagttctcagcttcttcagttgAAGAAATTCAAATTTCTTCAAATTGGGAAGAGTTAGTCATATCCAAATAGTTTACTTTTTAGAGAGACAGTATCCTGACTTATTTGGAAAGCTACATTTTGGGGTTGATTTGATATTGATTCTCCTGTAGAGTACATTTTCCCCCTGACAGGATAGGTATGTGGTCAAATTAATATTCAAACTCAAATGACATTCATCATATACACAATTATCTGCAGACACTATCCCAGATGACTCATAGCCTATATATTCCAACAATCCTACATGACATGATTGTTAAACAGGGAGCCAATCTAAGCTTCATTGCTTGGGAATTGCATGGAAGATCATGAGATCACATGGCTGGTAAGTGGCAAGGCTAGGCAGGAGTTCATCTTGGGTCCACATTGTTCTCATGCCTCTACACTGGTggtctcttattttctttttaaggttaAGATCTTATGTAGAATGATGTTTCAGAattcctatgtagctgaggatgactgaGTTTCTGaacttcctgcctccaactcccaagAGCTGGAGTTTCGGGTGTATGCTACCTTGGCGGGTATGCATTTcaagggattgaacccagggcctagtGCACACTAGCAAATCTCTCTACATTTTGAGCTATATTACTAGATCTTTAATCTCCATTCTGAAATGTCCTAAATGACAAGGAGGTTGTGTCTAATTAGTAAAAGAGCTTGGGAAAACATGCTGCATAACAAGTTGTGGATCATATTCAATGACTtgggtttttatcttttttcttgcctttcccCTAAGTTTCTTTTAATTGAAGAATACATAGCATGTTATTCTTAACTGAACTGATGTGGTTtttgccttttgagacaggatctttttaCATAGCCATAGCCCTAGCTTGTTTATAACATCATTCTGCTTCTGTATCCTGAGTCTTGTGGTTACAGGTGCTAATTCaagaaattttctttaagaaGTACCTGCTggcaggaacctgatatagctgcctcctgagatgctctgccagagcttgaccaatacagatgtggatgcttgcagccaatcatcgaactgagcatggggaccctaATTGAGGAGTtagggcaaagactgaaggagctgaagtggtttccAGCCCCAtaagaagagcaacaatatcaaccaaccagaccccctccccaaagctcccagggactaagccactaaccaaggagtacacatggagggacccatggctccagctgcatatgtagcagaggatgggccatatctggcatcagtgggaggggaggcccttggtcctgtgaaagtttgatgtcccagcataggggaatgcttgGGTGGTGAGGCGgaagtgagtgggtgggagagcaccctcatagaatcgggagggaggaggatgggataggaggtttgctgaggggaaactgggaagggggatggcatttgaaatgtaaataaaataactgataaaaaaTACATGGGAAAACTGAGAGGAATAGGCTCTTGTAACATGTACTTTCTCTGATTCCAGTGAAGGAGACTATACTAGTAaaagtacaaaatgaaaaaaaaaattggttttaaaTGACACTAGCCACATACTGGTTGCAGTTTTTATTTTAGGCTTAAgaataaagttttaatatttttcaaagcaaATTCAGAActttaatgtgtttgtgtgtgtgtgtgtgtgtgtgtgtgtgtgtgtgtgtgtctgtgtgtgtgtgttttgtatgtatgagagaggcagaggcacagagagtGACTGGTTGGGGATTATAGCTTATAAACAGCAGTGTAAAAATAGGAACTTCTTGGTATATTGGTATATTCCTTGTTTCTGggaccaaatacctgacagaaagCAATTTAAAAGAGTATAAATGTATGGTGGTTTAAGACTGGGGAGGACTccaccatggcagggaaggcTGGCCTCCAGTGAGGCTTAGAGCTGTGGCAGCAACAGGAATTGGCCTTAGTCTTTGGGAGCAGGAAGCAGACAAAGCTGGCTGGTATACTTTAGGCTTCCTTTAATTTCCCTTTTAAATTCAGAATTTGGAATGCTTATGTACCTCATCTCATAAAATTTCCCTAACATCATCTCTTCTCCATATTTTTTCCCTACCCACTACCTGACATGTATGTTTTGGCATTTACCTTTGCTTTCTTTAACTGATAGTTTTAACTTTGTGTATagatttgtgtacacacacatacacacacacacacacacacttcacacacatactTTTCCTAAAAATGCACTTAGTAAGCTGGGACActtaacatatatacacactgtgAGCTATATGTATATTTGAGCTATATGTATATTTCACTTCAAACATTTCATTAGGCAACGGCCCACTAGAAACCCTGGGGTAACTTGCCCTCAGTGACGAAATACATTCTACATTATCCTTGACAGTAAAGAAAGTAGGCTGATCCAGCTTGAACTTGTTTTAAGTACACTTCAATAAGGCAATTTTGTGCCTTCAGAAAGAACTTAGGGAGTCACTCCTCTCTTATGTCTATACttgattatatatgcatatgattaaAGTTAGATGTCATAGAAAAGATGTGCACAATGAATAAAAGCTTGTATATGCTAAGCCTGTCAATAAAACTAAGAAGCCACATATTGTGCCCCTTAGCTAGTAACTCACTTCCCTGAATTCCATAAAAGGAGAATCCAAACAGTGACCTCTTCTTCTTGAGCACTGTAGCTAAACTAGTgccctgtgctctctctctcttttttttttttttttttttttttttttttttttttttttttttttttttttttttgagacagggtttttcgtgtagccctggctgtcctggaactcactctgtagaccaagctggcctcgaactcagaaatccgcctgcctctgcctcccaagtggtgctCTGCGCTCTTATAGCACATGTGGCCTGCACTTTTGCTTTGattctgaaataaaacaaacaagccaaccaacaaacaaaaaccctttttGTTATTTGCCTGCACTTTAATTCTTCATATAAGTATCATGATCTGGAAACCTAATCTAGATAGAGACCAAGGGTAACAATATGGcatatttttggttgttgtttctgTATTGTCCTTTGTGCTTCCGTTGGAGATTTTGTGTCCCTCAGGTTTTATTTTCacctttgtgggttttttctgttttattttacatgtgttttcTAGATACCTTGTTCTGACTTGATACTATGTTCCTCAATACTATAGGGAGGAAGTCTACTGCAGTAACAGATACACAGAATGATATGGCAACATTCCTTGTGTTAGCCTACATTGCATAAGGCTCAGAGATTGTGGTACTGGTTTGAAAAAAATGCAGTTTATAGTTTCATAGTgcaaaatatatacttatatagttAAATAAGTAGGAAATAGGAATAGGGAAATATGGGATAAAATGTGCAAGATGAGATAAATGTATGAattaaaagcatagaaaacaggagagaaaatatcttttaataatgttttttttgagatcataattCTATCATTTTCCCTTTACCTTTCTTTACACATTCACATTCTTATTCTCTTTCATATTAATGgccttcttttattgttgttattgtgtgtgtgtatgtgtgtgtgtgtgtaagtacagtCTGCTCAATTTGCATAATGTTGCATGTGTGTAGTTTCAGGactgatttccctcttgttgagcatTTCTTAAGTCCAATTACAGCTggtggttactgccaaggtatgcaTGCCACTATTGCGTGTACCCTTAGGCATACTGTGCCTTGCCAGTCTTTGTTGTAGTTCATAGTCAGGTAGACTGTAGAATGCTTTCCTCCCTTGGAAGATTGTACGATCCTGGTTTGCGTGTCCCAAGGGCAATAAGAACTTGCCTTCTATTTCTGGGAGGAAAGTAAGGTCAACAGCAGAAGTCTTATTTGGGAGCAGTCTCCTGGACATCCCTGGCCAATATCTCAAAAGGTGGCTTCTCACGCCTGGTGTTTGGGCTTTTGTTAGTATACAGATTTTAGGGAGAACATTATCATCAAAAgctggaaattttcatttaagctatatatgtatataaatgcaaagaattacttgtatcatgggtattttgagtAGAGAGTTTTGGTTACTTTTCCAAACTTTCTTACTGTTATTTTACCTTCTACCCTCCTTTTGTATTTATCTCCTCCCTAATCAAAGCTCCCTCTTTTTATATTTCACCCTCCAAATTACCTCTACCTtgctcttcctcttttttattgCTTCCCCCTGCCAATTCCCATTTTTATTTCCCTGGTTTCTACAGTTATCCTAGCTTATATAGTCACATCTGAAGGTGTTAAGCTCAGAACCTCAGATAGGAATGAATAGGAGACATTTGTCTGTATGAGCCTGGAGACCTCACTCAATATGATCTTTCCTAggtccatccatttatctgcaaagttcatgatttcatttttccttaaagCTGTATCATACTCCATAAAGTACATATAACCCACATTTCCAGTCTCTAGACATCAATTGAAGGGCATTTAAGTTGTTTTTATCTCCTAGCTACTGTGAGTAGAGTaacaatgaacatggctgagcaagtaccTATAGAGTAGAACCCTGAGTCCTTTGAGTATGTGCTGAGGAGTATGTTGATCACTAGGCCATAcggtatatttatttttagctttttgagtaTTCTCAACATTGACTTCCAAAGTAGTTGCCATCTCATCAACAACAAATTggtgtgtggggaggagggtTCCCTTTCCCCCCACATCTTTTCTAgcctttgttgttatttgttctGTTGATGATAGAGATTCTGCATTGGCCAAGAATTGAACCCAATTCTCTCGTGTGAAAGGAAATTTCCACTACTGAAGCACCAATGCACCCCatataagattttatttctagtcTATGTACACgagtgttttgtttgtctgtctgtatgcatgcatgtatgtatgtatgtatgtatgtatgtatgtgtatatatgtatgtataccagtTGTGTGCTTGTTACATGTGGAGggtggaagagggcattggatcctgccatcatgtgggtgctgggaagtgaatccAGATCAAGaaaaacaagtgcttttaactactgaactaTCTCCATAGCtcactatttattatttatttcagatTTCTCCTATAAAAATAGGGTGTATTGCATTTACTCCAATCTTTCACCAGGTTTCACAGAGGCAGcttctatattattatttttttcttaaaaatagattttctcatacaatacatccaaAACACAGgttcccctccttcctctactCCTAACATCCCTCACCTCCTTGTGTTCCACttctcctctgtttcctcttcagaaaataCCAAgactccaagagacaacaaccaaacagggCAAAACAAGCTACATCAAGACAAGGCAAAACCCCTCGCATTGCggctggacaaagcaacccagcaggaggaaaatagttccaagagcaggcaaaatcATCAGTGATACACCcactcctactgttaggagtcccacaaaacctCTAAGCTGACAGtcataacacatacacaaaggacctGGTGCAGGTACCATGCTTGCTTCTTCAGTCCCTGTGAATccatatgagccctgcttaggtGATTTGATGTGCCATGTTCCGGAGTCCTCAATCCCTCTGACTCACAccatctttcctcttctgtgGGGTACCTGTTCTCTGAGGGAGGGAACccaatggagacctccaatttacaGACTTTCTCTTCCGATATTGTCTGGCTGTAGGCCTCTGCCTGCTCCTATCTGTTGCTGGAGGAAGCTTCTGTGATGTTGActggacaaggcactgatctagGACTATAGTATAATATCATTAAGAATGATATatacttcatatatgtatatatgtatatattttagaccAGTAGtgttggttttaccctaggtcacTGGGCTATCCAGTatctggttcctggccatccaggcagtgtagtgcatgggctccctcttgtggtgAGGGTCTCAGGTTTAACTATACATTGGTTGGCCAGTGCCACAAATACAGAGGAAGCTTCTAAATGTACCACCATATCTGCAAGTCCTTtgtttttaagaatgtaatctctAGGGCAAGTTGTCCTGTGTTTCTTCATCCATTTCTAGAATGAGATGTGACAAAGgatctttggttttttgtttttctgggttttttttgtttgtttgttttgttttgttttttaatgacgAATGATATGCTGGATCTGCCGCTCAGTGCTACTGGGATACCATTTCTTCTAGAACCTCTCAGCTATTTAGCAGTATATATAGGTATGAACAGCACATTTAAATCCTAGAATCTTCAGctgctccttgctttctttcttgggttTATCATTGCTTTGGATTTGGAGAGAGACAAAGTAGATTGGGCTTATTTCTTCTTAGCCCTAGACTACGTTGTTAATATAATTATTACTATGCTTGGCTTCAGGCACACCAGACTCCAGTTGTTTTTGGTTTCTCCACTGTATAGTCTTTTCCAGATATATTTCTGTTAAACTGTGATTATCATGATTCTATCTTATCCACGCTATCTGTTATACACTGTATCTACCTTATATTGACAGTTACTAATTTCTACAGTATCAACTCTTATGTGTCACAGTCTATATTGAGTAATATGTCATTTTAGGTACAACGTGAGACTGTCACAGGAGGAATACGCTATTAGTGTTGCCCATATTTTACTTCTGCATATGTTATAACCTTCTTAgtgcattgtttttaatttttctgtagaCTGAATATCTCCCCATAAAAGACCACAGAATGAGTATTTCAGGCTTTACAGTACATATGGTACCTCTTGCATTTttccaaatctttaaaaatgtctttgctCATAAGCTTACATAAACATGTCCCAGGCTGAATGTTGCTCGCAGGCAAGTTTGCCAATCTATGCTTTCAATATTCTATCATCTTTGAAGTTGTCTTTTACAAAGACAAAATGCCTTTTCTATTTACTCTTATTTTGCCATTCCTGTTGCTCTTCATTTCTTTATGGAGATCCACATTTCCATCTGTTCCATCCATCTGTGTGCTAAACTTCCTCACAGACCTGCTGGCAGTAGTTTCTCTCAGCCTGTGATCTCTTGAGTGCTTCTCCCCAACAGTTTGAAGATgcatctcttattttttttagctCTTATGTTTTTTACGAGACTTGCTTACTTTTGCTTTGAtgcaatattttgttttctcattgttaCCATCAACCTCCTTTAAttataatatcttatattttGAAGTTCAAGTATCATGGCACTATTTTCCTATTCCTACCTTTCCCCTCTAACTCTTCCCATGCACTCCTTGTTGTCTCTCAAATccatgacttttttctttaatatttttaatatatacatatattgctaaatacataaaatctgcacagtctgtataatgttacccATTTATATGATCTCtttatatttgttcttattttttaattggaaataGTCTTTTTGCACACAATATAAcctgattacagttttccctACCACTACTCCCATTTCCTCCTCACATCCCATCTGGATCAATACTCTTTCTAgctcttattagaaaagaaaaaggcatctaaggaataataataaaataagataaaaacaaacaaatttggatatgacaaaacaccaatgaagaaaatgagtaaaaaataaaagcacatggaAGACATATAGATTCAGAGACACAGTTcacacaggaatcccataaaactccccaaacaaaaaccataaatatATGCAAAGGTCACATGGCTTAACATTATAAGATAGAGAGCCTCCAAAGACTTCACTGGGTTGGtttgtgttggtcat from the Mastomys coucha isolate ucsf_1 chromosome X, UCSF_Mcou_1, whole genome shotgun sequence genome contains:
- the LOC116092915 gene encoding melanoma-associated antigen B10-like; this encodes MPYYPYFSLQKVFQDAFEIYILPDEEQEDDEEEMEEEGEEIEEEEEMEEEEEEDEEENYDDDEEEEEGTGEEEEIAEDEEEVEEVDIAEGDVEEVEEEEEVEEEEYEEDVEEEEWETIDGDTVSFTLSATLKISLPSCPSPHSTFSSHPLIWGNPTGVEGSLTWMMNISQSHQSLYTFTSGSNVDEEYSSQEDESVTTFSWRKLQNQKVTELVNLLILKYRMKEPIEKVEMLRVVTEAFENQFPIIFDEASKCLEMIFGIDIKEDDAVSSSYVLTNSLGLTYEDVMTDKQRLPRNGFLIVILGVIFIEGNCASEESMWEFLNMMGIYDGKEHFIYGEPREFLTRELVYQNYLIYQQVPESHPPRYQFLWGPRAYSETTKMKVLEFLAKLTSRTPTHFSSLYREAFRDEEGRVRVGNRPLA